A segment of the Phorcysia thermohydrogeniphila genome:
GGAAACCAGTTGTCCTCTTCTTAACGATAGGGCCGCTAAGAACGGGGGAAACGAAAATGGGAATCTCCTTTACCCTGAAAGCTACCCACCTTCCCTCAAAACTTTCCCCCAAAAGAATCCTGAACCTCTTTGCTCCTACTGACCAGTCAGGACAGGTGTGTTTACAGGGAGTATACTCTCCATCGTAAGCTATCCACTCTTTCTCAGAAAGCCTCTCTATTCTATCTGCCTTAATGTAATCGGTTTCTGAAATTTTTCCGGAAACGCCCTCAAGGACAGCCCTTTTTGTTTTAAGGTCGTAAACTATACTCTGGCAGCGAAAGCTTGCAGGAAACTCTTTTACAACAACGTTTCCCCGGACTATCAGCAGTCCTTTTTCTCTATCGTAAACAGCACTATCGCCAGAAATCTCCACCTTATCGTAGGTAATTACTACGTGTCCCCTTGCCTCCACCCTTTTACTTACGTTACCGAATACCTTATCAGCAGTTATATTAACGGGAACTTCAACTGCTAAAGCCCTAGAAAAAAGGAACAGCCAAAAGGCAAAAGCCCAAAGCCCTACTTTCAATAACCTTCCCTCTTGAGAGGATAGACTTAAATTTTAAGAGAAATCATATCACGAGGTAAAAAGATGGGAGGTCCAGCCAAAGCAATAAAGAAACTTTTCTTACTGCAGATAGGAGCTCTTTCCCTCCTTGCCGAAAAGGCCGAAAAATTTGTAAAAGAACTGGAGGAGAAGGGAAAACTCTCTGAGGAGGAAGGAAAGAAGTTCATTCAGCAGCTAAAGAAAAGCATTGAAAAACAGAAAGAGGAACTTTCAGCTGAAGTTGGAAAACTCCTCAAAGAGATGAACTTAGCAACAAGGGAAGACCTTGAAACCTTGAAGGAGGAAATAAAGGAACTGCGGGCAGAAGTTGAAAAACTAAAAGGCCAGAAAGATTGATGGGTTTTATTAGGCGTTCGTGGGAAATTATCGGCCATATCTACTTCTGCTCTTATGAGTACCTTTCATCTTTTCTGCCGGGAGCTCTAGTAAAGCTAGTAGGTTTTTTACTCTTCTTTCCCTTTAAAGAGCTCCTTTCACTTCCTCCGCCGGTAAGGTTAAGGGTAACGCTTGAAAGGTTAGGACCAGCCTACCAGAAAATAGGCCAGCTCCTTTCAACAAGGGTGGATATACTACCGCCTGAGTTCATCAGGGAACTTGAAAAGCTACAGGACAGAGTTCCTCCTTTACCGCCAGAAAAGATTCTTAAAAGCTACAGCCACATAGGAGAGTACATAGAAGAGTTTGACCCTAATCCCATAGGCTCAGGCTCTGTTGCGCAGGTCCACAGGGCCCTTTTAAAAGACGGTAGAGAGGTCGCGATTAAGATTCTGCGTCCCGATGCGGAAGAAATAATAAAACAGGATATGAGAATCCTTAAAGTAACGGTTTCCTTTCTAGCCTTTTTTGTTCCGTTTTTCCGACAGTTTAGAATTTCTCAGATTTTAGATGAGTTTGAAAGAATGCTCACAGAAGAGCTTGACCTAAGAACAGAAGCTGCCTACATGGAGCTCTTTAGACAGTTCTCCGAAAAAGAGCCTTCCCTCTACGTTCCAGAGGTTCTGTGGGAGCTCTCTGGAAAAGAGGTCTTGGTAACGGAGTTCGTTAGAGGGAAAAAACTAACGGAAATCGGCAACCTATCAGAGAAGGAAAGGAAGAAATTAGCAGAGCGCTTGGTCCACATCATTCACAGGACAATCTTTGAACTGGGGGTGTTCCACGGCGACCTTCACCCCGGCAATATTTTCCTGCTTGAAGACGGAAGGTTTGTTTTCATAGACTTTGGAATAGTTGGGAGGCTCTCTCCCGATA
Coding sequences within it:
- a CDS encoding phasin family protein — encoded protein: MGGPAKAIKKLFLLQIGALSLLAEKAEKFVKELEEKGKLSEEEGKKFIQQLKKSIEKQKEELSAEVGKLLKEMNLATREDLETLKEEIKELRAEVEKLKGQKD
- a CDS encoding ABC1 kinase family protein; its protein translation is MGFIRRSWEIIGHIYFCSYEYLSSFLPGALVKLVGFLLFFPFKELLSLPPPVRLRVTLERLGPAYQKIGQLLSTRVDILPPEFIRELEKLQDRVPPLPPEKILKSYSHIGEYIEEFDPNPIGSGSVAQVHRALLKDGREVAIKILRPDAEEIIKQDMRILKVTVSFLAFFVPFFRQFRISQILDEFERMLTEELDLRTEAAYMELFRQFSEKEPSLYVPEVLWELSGKEVLVTEFVRGKKLTEIGNLSEKERKKLAERLVHIIHRTIFELGVFHGDLHPGNIFLLEDGRFVFIDFGIVGRLSPDTLSAFFVFSLGVMNKDLELIVGALREIGAVPENINETLLKREILSFLDKYYNRPLSQIDAEKLFYEELSAARRFRIVLPEELLVLMKTIAHTESIARLIYPEFRLPPLLKPYLRKIAPRVVTQEVKRRLTRLAMTYSNLIEKIPKIAESNKKETERKDDIFWGSVILGLAVVLTLAPKLLFIYVPAVLATNRLRK